A stretch of Sphingorhabdus sp. YGSMI21 DNA encodes these proteins:
- the purD gene encoding phosphoribosylamine--glycine ligase, with the protein MNILLIGSGGREHALAWKLAQSPMLGKFYATPGNPGIAQHADLVALDISDHGEVILFCGEHDIDLVVVGPEAPLVDGLAESLRTADIFVFGPDKAAAQLEGSKGFTKDLCARANIPTAGYVRATSAADALKALDGFSIPVVIKADGLAAGKGVIIAETREQAEAAITDMFDGSFGTAGAEVVIEEFLTGEEASFFAITDGENVVPFGSAQDHKRVGEGDTGPNTGGMGAYSPAPVLTAALQQQVMEQIIQPTVDSLAAEGTPYSGVLFAGLMLTETGPQLIEYNARFGDPECQVLMMRLESDLAKLMMATAKGDLAQTSAPIFAPETALTVVMAAKGYPSTPEKGGKIQNLARAEREGAKIFHAGTAEVDGALVASGGRVLNVTASGANATEAQTRAYAAVDQIDFESGFCRRDIGWREVAREAGE; encoded by the coding sequence ATGAATATCCTGTTGATCGGTTCGGGTGGCCGCGAACATGCCTTGGCCTGGAAGCTGGCGCAATCCCCCATGCTCGGGAAATTTTACGCGACACCAGGGAATCCCGGCATCGCGCAGCACGCCGATCTGGTCGCGCTCGACATCAGCGACCATGGCGAAGTCATCCTGTTCTGCGGCGAGCATGACATCGATCTGGTCGTCGTCGGCCCGGAAGCGCCGCTGGTTGACGGCCTCGCCGAAAGCCTGCGCACAGCCGATATTTTCGTCTTCGGTCCGGACAAGGCAGCGGCCCAGCTGGAAGGCTCGAAAGGCTTTACCAAGGACCTGTGCGCCCGCGCCAATATTCCCACCGCCGGCTATGTCCGCGCCACCAGCGCGGCTGATGCGCTCAAGGCACTCGACGGCTTTTCCATTCCCGTCGTGATCAAGGCCGATGGCCTGGCCGCCGGCAAGGGTGTGATCATCGCCGAGACCCGCGAGCAGGCCGAAGCCGCGATCACCGACATGTTCGACGGCAGCTTCGGCACCGCCGGCGCCGAAGTGGTGATCGAGGAATTTCTGACCGGCGAGGAAGCCAGTTTCTTCGCAATCACCGACGGCGAGAATGTCGTCCCCTTCGGCAGCGCGCAGGACCACAAGCGCGTCGGCGAAGGCGATACGGGCCCGAACACCGGCGGCATGGGCGCCTATAGCCCCGCCCCTGTCCTCACCGCCGCCCTGCAACAGCAGGTGATGGAACAGATCATCCAGCCGACCGTCGACAGTTTGGCCGCCGAGGGCACGCCCTATAGCGGCGTCCTGTTCGCCGGGCTGATGCTGACCGAGACCGGCCCGCAGCTGATCGAATATAACGCCCGCTTTGGCGATCCGGAATGCCAGGTGCTGATGATGCGGCTGGAAAGCGATCTTGCCAAGCTGATGATGGCAACCGCCAAGGGCGATCTCGCCCAGACCAGCGCCCCGATCTTCGCCCCCGAAACCGCGCTGACCGTGGTAATGGCCGCGAAAGGCTATCCTTCGACACCGGAAAAAGGCGGCAAGATCCAGAATCTGGCGCGAGCCGAGCGCGAAGGCGCCAAGATATTCCATGCCGGTACGGCGGAAGTCGACGGCGCTTTGGTCGCCAGTGGCGGGCGCGTGCTCAATGTCACCGCATCGGGCGCCAACGCCACCGAGGCGCAGACCAGGGCTTATGCCGCGGTCGACCAGATCGATTTCGAGAGCGGCTTTTGCCGGCGCGATATCGGCTGGCGCGAGGTTGCTCGGGAAGCTGGGGAGTAG
- the xseA gene encoding exodeoxyribonuclease VII large subunit: protein MDDSLSLDAKLLAESGQGDNAPPLSVSEISGALKRVVEDRFGYVRIRGEISGFKRAASGHVYLALKDDKAVIDGVMWKGNAGRLPFRPEDGIEVVVSGKLTTYPGRSKYQVVIDKMELAGEGALMALFEKLKAKLLAEGLFDQDRKKAIPFLPKTIGVVTSPTGSVIRDILHRLADRCPSHVIVWPVLVQGEGAAKQISHAIRGFSEMAPDGPVARPDLVIVARGGGSIEDLWSFNEEIVVRAVADCTIPIISAVGHETDTTLCDFAADLRAPTPTAAAEMAVPVRAEWLATLAEGKARMARSVQRSLSTAQERLEAQRRLMPALTDLLRPHQQRVDETSERMKYGMSQNIAHARSRFSASAGALRPSILQQRLARSQEQLKRLDLPVSLVQRPLDDAKRRLDALWRLAQQVSPDGPLKRGYARVSGPDGSLIANRAAAIKVGDLDLHFQDGTVGATVTDKAPAKPKPAPPSASRVKKAPDDRQQDLF, encoded by the coding sequence ATGGACGATTCCCTCTCATTAGACGCGAAGCTCCTAGCCGAGAGCGGGCAGGGTGACAACGCCCCGCCTTTGTCGGTTTCGGAAATATCCGGAGCGCTCAAGCGAGTGGTCGAGGATCGCTTTGGCTATGTCCGGATCCGCGGCGAAATCTCGGGCTTCAAACGCGCCGCGTCCGGCCATGTCTATCTCGCGCTGAAGGACGACAAGGCGGTGATCGACGGGGTGATGTGGAAGGGCAATGCCGGACGGCTGCCGTTCCGGCCGGAGGATGGCATCGAGGTTGTTGTCTCTGGCAAGCTGACCACCTATCCGGGCCGCTCCAAATATCAGGTCGTGATCGACAAGATGGAGCTGGCGGGCGAGGGCGCACTGATGGCCCTGTTCGAGAAGCTCAAGGCCAAGCTGCTCGCCGAGGGCCTGTTCGACCAGGACCGCAAGAAAGCGATACCGTTCCTGCCGAAGACCATCGGCGTGGTCACATCGCCGACCGGTTCTGTGATCCGTGACATCTTGCACCGGCTCGCCGACCGCTGCCCCAGCCATGTCATCGTCTGGCCGGTGCTGGTGCAGGGCGAGGGCGCGGCAAAGCAGATATCCCACGCCATTCGCGGCTTCTCCGAGATGGCGCCGGATGGTCCGGTCGCCCGGCCCGATCTGGTGATCGTCGCGCGCGGCGGCGGGTCGATCGAGGATCTGTGGAGCTTCAACGAGGAAATCGTGGTCCGGGCGGTCGCGGATTGCACGATCCCGATCATCTCCGCCGTGGGCCATGAGACCGATACGACGCTTTGCGATTTCGCCGCCGATTTGCGCGCGCCGACACCGACAGCGGCCGCCGAAATGGCGGTGCCGGTCCGGGCGGAATGGCTGGCCACGCTTGCCGAGGGCAAGGCGCGGATGGCGCGCAGCGTGCAGCGCAGCCTGAGCACCGCGCAGGAACGGCTGGAGGCGCAACGCCGTCTGATGCCGGCGCTGACCGATCTGCTCCGCCCGCACCAGCAGCGGGTCGACGAGACGTCCGAGCGGATGAAATATGGCATGAGCCAGAATATCGCCCACGCCCGCAGCCGTTTTTCGGCAAGCGCCGGGGCCTTGCGCCCCTCGATATTGCAGCAGCGGCTGGCCCGTTCGCAGGAGCAATTGAAACGGCTCGATCTGCCGGTCAGTCTGGTTCAGCGCCCGCTTGATGATGCGAAGCGGCGGCTAGACGCCCTTTGGCGGCTGGCCCAGCAGGTCTCGCCCGACGGTCCACTGAAACGCGGCTATGCCCGGGTGTCCGGACCGGACGGCAGCCTGATCGCCAATCGCGCCGCGGCGATAAAGGTCGGCGATCTCGATCTGCATTTCCAGGACGGGACTGTTGGCGCGACGGTGACGGACAAGGCGCCGGCCAAGCCAAAACCCGCTCCGCCATCGGCGAGTCGAGTCAAAAAAGCGCCGGATGACAGGCAGCAGGATTTATTCTAG
- a CDS encoding DUF2093 domain-containing protein — MLMSNRNKVAKLHYMPNGFRPLSSGDHVLCAVTGEAIPLEELRYWSVEKQEPYATAQISAHAHLPESEK; from the coding sequence ATGTTAATGTCCAATCGCAACAAGGTGGCAAAGCTGCACTATATGCCGAACGGCTTCCGGCCGCTTTCGTCCGGGGACCATGTCCTGTGCGCGGTGACCGGCGAAGCGATTCCGCTCGAGGAACTGCGCTACTGGAGCGTGGAAAAGCAGGAGCCTTATGCCACCGCCCAGATTTCGGCGCACGCCCATCTGCCCGAAAGCGAAAAGTGA
- a CDS encoding M23 family metallopeptidase: MIGRFRTALALLAVTTVAAPVAIVHAGTGDTEQSAFRDAIQFGFSGEAMQGGVMIGDAPAGTRSLSFDGEPVPFDEDGKFIIAFNRDAGQAANIIATLDSGETVRKFINIAPRNWKVEHVSINRRATTRSAAFLARRGPELEQINAARSVTSDSQGWRQNFIWPAKGRISGQFGSQRIYNGDPGSYHSGVDIAAPTGTYYVAPADGVVTLAASSPFTLEGNLLMIDHGMGLNSAFLHSSEILVEEGQVVRRGEPIGRIGSTGSATGPHLHWSMKWNAARIDPILLTGPMD, translated from the coding sequence GTGATCGGGCGGTTTAGAACCGCTCTGGCTCTGCTGGCCGTCACGACCGTGGCTGCGCCTGTAGCTATCGTCCATGCCGGAACCGGCGACACCGAACAGTCGGCCTTTCGCGACGCGATACAGTTCGGGTTCAGCGGCGAAGCCATGCAGGGCGGGGTGATGATCGGCGATGCGCCTGCCGGCACCCGCAGCCTGTCGTTCGACGGCGAGCCGGTCCCCTTTGACGAGGATGGCAAGTTCATCATCGCCTTCAACCGTGACGCGGGACAGGCGGCCAATATTATCGCGACTCTCGACAGTGGCGAGACCGTCCGCAAATTCATCAACATTGCTCCCCGTAACTGGAAGGTCGAGCATGTCAGCATCAACCGCCGCGCCACTACCCGCAGCGCGGCCTTTCTGGCGCGTCGTGGCCCGGAACTGGAGCAGATCAACGCGGCCCGTTCGGTTACGAGCGACAGCCAGGGCTGGCGGCAGAATTTCATCTGGCCTGCTAAGGGCCGCATTTCCGGCCAGTTCGGATCGCAGCGAATCTATAATGGCGATCCCGGCAGCTATCACAGCGGTGTCGATATTGCCGCGCCGACCGGTACCTATTATGTCGCGCCCGCTGACGGCGTCGTGACTCTGGCCGCGTCCAGCCCGTTCACGCTGGAGGGCAATCTGCTGATGATCGATCACGGCATGGGGCTGAACAGCGCCTTTCTGCACAGCTCAGAGATACTGGTCGAAGAAGGACAGGTTGTCAGGCGCGGCGAACCGATCGGCAGGATCGGCTCGACCGGCAGCGCGACAGGGCCGCATCTGCACTGGTCGATGAAATGGAACGCCGCCCGGATCGACCCGATCCTGCTGACCGGGCCGATGGACTGA
- a CDS encoding TonB-dependent receptor: MTKFTKLKATVAPMVLGIAMVSVPAFAQEAGAADEQPGELIVVTGSRIASATVESAAPLQVVSAESIDDAGVTNVQELLLENPVFGTPGLSRTNSAFLTSGTGVATVDLRDLGSDRTLVLINGRRVVASLAGSATVDLNIIPTQFVERIDILTGGASSLYGSDAVAGVVNFVYKSNFEGIEANAQYGITEQGDDARYQMNVTAGTNFADGDGNIMVHFGYSNEEGLLSKQRSNTQIDALDSIYFGGDWGTDTEPFFSSFPPQGRFITPSATFTYAPNGQLQDCFTTNGPTCTATVGPGLGPNGFNRQQFRTLAVPVQRYLFAAAGEYALSDDINFFFEGTFNKTSSSRIIEPFPLESGGSNGIFPSDSGYNVENYLPGTSTIVANPFVPTEILNAATDSNGDGLRDIGFVRRLAEFGPRSGRTERDFYRFVVGFDGGLFDDRFRWDVSYNYGQVNENQTSSGQVNVVNFRDALAVMTDVNDLNGNGLTTDAICIDAEARANGCVAANIFGAGSISQGAVDYIQAQGTYQTGLKQQVLQGNLSGTLLDLPAGPLGIAVGVEYRKESSFSDNDALTNQGLNAGNVLPDTSGSFDVKEAFAEIKVPILADTPFFQLLEVGGAIRVSDYSTVGSVVSYNGTATWQPIDDLRIRGTYARAVRAPNIGELFAGLSQTFPSGLIDPCEGIGATGGGATGDNCRADAGVAANIAANGVFTLNQADIQGISGFNGGNPDLFEETADSWTVGAVIAPRSIPALGNLTITADYYNIEITDVISGFPRQFSLQQCYDEGNSTFCDLIVRRQAGTAVNSVGSIDLINALQVNAAVLKTSGVDVTASWSTPLGLTAGDRLSLRGAYTHVIENDFFSLPTADADPSAGEIGTAKDRFTANATYSTDDFKVGFTGTFIGKSYEDDQFDGPKAYSVPAYFLLDMNTSFYVTEKFEFYFGVDNLLDKAAPNILTGTPFNVTGSDTAADVYDVFGRRYYTGVRLRF, from the coding sequence ATGACAAAATTTACGAAGCTAAAGGCGACCGTAGCACCGATGGTGCTGGGAATCGCTATGGTATCTGTACCTGCCTTCGCGCAGGAAGCAGGCGCTGCTGATGAACAACCCGGCGAACTTATTGTTGTTACCGGTTCGCGCATTGCGTCGGCTACCGTCGAATCTGCTGCTCCGCTGCAGGTCGTCTCGGCTGAATCGATCGACGATGCCGGTGTTACCAACGTTCAGGAGCTTCTCCTTGAAAATCCTGTGTTCGGTACGCCTGGTCTTAGCCGTACCAACTCTGCATTCCTGACTTCAGGTACCGGTGTTGCAACGGTCGATCTTCGTGACCTCGGTTCCGACCGTACGCTGGTTCTGATCAACGGCCGCCGCGTTGTTGCGTCGCTGGCTGGTTCGGCAACCGTCGATCTTAACATCATCCCGACGCAGTTTGTTGAACGTATCGACATTCTGACCGGTGGCGCATCTTCGCTCTACGGTTCGGACGCTGTCGCAGGTGTTGTCAACTTCGTCTACAAGTCGAACTTTGAAGGCATTGAAGCCAACGCACAATACGGCATCACCGAGCAAGGCGACGACGCCCGTTACCAGATGAACGTAACCGCTGGCACCAACTTCGCTGACGGCGACGGCAACATCATGGTCCACTTCGGCTATTCGAACGAAGAAGGTCTGCTGTCCAAGCAGCGCTCGAACACGCAGATCGATGCTCTCGACTCGATCTACTTCGGCGGTGACTGGGGTACGGATACTGAGCCGTTTTTCTCCAGCTTCCCACCACAGGGTCGTTTCATTACTCCAAGCGCAACCTTCACCTATGCTCCAAACGGCCAGTTGCAGGATTGCTTCACTACCAATGGACCTACCTGTACAGCAACCGTCGGACCAGGCCTTGGCCCCAACGGCTTCAATCGCCAGCAGTTCCGTACGCTCGCCGTGCCTGTTCAGCGTTATCTCTTCGCTGCAGCTGGTGAATATGCGCTCAGCGACGATATCAACTTCTTCTTCGAAGGCACGTTCAACAAAACGTCTTCGTCGCGGATCATTGAACCGTTCCCGCTGGAATCCGGTGGCTCCAACGGCATCTTCCCATCGGATAGTGGCTATAATGTCGAAAACTATCTGCCAGGCACCAGCACCATCGTAGCGAACCCGTTTGTTCCGACAGAAATTCTGAATGCGGCAACGGATAGCAATGGCGACGGTCTGCGCGACATCGGCTTTGTTCGTCGTCTTGCAGAATTCGGTCCACGCTCGGGTCGTACCGAACGTGATTTCTATCGCTTCGTAGTCGGTTTCGACGGTGGCCTGTTTGATGATCGTTTCCGTTGGGACGTCAGCTATAACTACGGCCAGGTTAACGAAAACCAGACCTCTTCCGGTCAGGTCAATGTCGTCAACTTCCGCGACGCGCTTGCGGTCATGACCGACGTCAACGATCTGAATGGCAACGGTTTGACGACCGATGCGATTTGTATCGATGCGGAAGCTCGTGCAAACGGTTGTGTCGCTGCGAACATCTTCGGTGCCGGCTCCATCTCGCAAGGTGCTGTTGACTACATCCAGGCACAGGGCACCTACCAGACTGGCCTGAAACAGCAGGTTCTTCAGGGTAACCTTTCCGGTACGCTGCTTGACCTGCCAGCAGGTCCGCTCGGTATCGCTGTCGGCGTTGAATATCGGAAAGAATCTTCTTTCTCCGATAACGATGCTCTGACAAACCAGGGTCTGAATGCCGGTAACGTTCTGCCGGACACCAGCGGTTCGTTCGACGTCAAAGAAGCCTTTGCTGAAATCAAGGTTCCGATCTTGGCTGATACGCCGTTCTTCCAGCTTCTCGAAGTTGGTGGTGCTATCCGTGTCTCCGACTACTCGACGGTTGGTTCGGTTGTGAGCTACAACGGTACAGCTACATGGCAGCCAATTGATGATCTCCGGATCCGTGGTACCTATGCTCGTGCCGTTCGTGCTCCGAACATTGGCGAATTGTTTGCGGGGCTCTCGCAGACTTTCCCATCGGGTCTGATCGATCCTTGCGAAGGTATTGGTGCAACTGGTGGCGGTGCAACCGGCGACAATTGCCGGGCTGATGCTGGCGTTGCAGCCAACATTGCCGCAAATGGTGTGTTCACACTTAACCAGGCCGATATTCAGGGTATCTCGGGCTTCAACGGCGGCAACCCCGACCTGTTCGAAGAAACTGCAGATTCCTGGACCGTTGGTGCGGTCATTGCACCTCGTTCGATCCCTGCACTGGGTAACCTGACGATTACTGCCGACTACTACAACATCGAAATCACCGACGTGATTTCGGGCTTCCCACGGCAGTTCTCGCTTCAGCAGTGCTATGATGAAGGTAACTCCACCTTCTGTGATCTGATCGTTCGTCGTCAGGCAGGCACAGCCGTCAACAGCGTGGGTTCGATCGATCTGATCAACGCCCTGCAGGTTAACGCTGCTGTTCTGAAGACTTCGGGTGTTGACGTTACCGCGTCCTGGAGCACGCCTCTTGGTCTGACCGCTGGCGATCGTCTCTCTCTTCGCGGTGCCTACACGCACGTGATCGAGAACGATTTCTTCTCCTTGCCAACTGCAGATGCTGATCCATCTGCTGGTGAAATCGGTACGGCCAAAGATCGCTTCACCGCGAACGCGACCTACTCGACCGATGACTTCAAGGTTGGATTTACCGGTACGTTCATCGGCAAGTCCTACGAAGACGACCAGTTCGACGGACCAAAAGCTTACTCGGTACCAGCTTACTTCCTGCTGGACATGAACACCTCGTTCTACGTCACCGAGAAGTTCGAGTTCTACTTTGGTGTTGATAACCTTCTCGACAAAGCGGCTCCGAACATTCTGACCGGTACGCCGTTCAACGTGACCGGTTCCGATACCGCTGCTGACGTTTATGACGTCTTCGGTCGGCGCTATTACACCGGTGTTCGTCTGCGCTTCTAA
- a CDS encoding 2OG-Fe(II) oxygenase family protein translates to MNSDQNIDFRLNPDLDLPALARQFRAAGRIQIRDALDIGTAEFLRSVLQNRTNWGLAWQIGAEGPRAIRYAETQALSDAEKLALCQKAGEAVGKGEYGFVYEQYAMLTAYLEQWDPTHPLNRLLEHLNDQPFLGLVRQISGVQSVIKAEAQATCFAPGHFLTEHDDLHSRDPRRVAYVLNLTIPDWKSEWGGYLNFFDEHGNIEAGFRPMFNSLNMFLVPQRHSVSHVVPFAPVGRYAITGWAMDP, encoded by the coding sequence ATGAATTCTGATCAGAATATAGACTTTCGGCTGAATCCGGATCTGGATTTGCCGGCGCTGGCCCGCCAGTTCAGGGCAGCGGGTCGCATCCAGATACGCGATGCTCTGGATATCGGGACAGCCGAATTTCTTCGTTCGGTTCTCCAGAACCGCACGAATTGGGGACTGGCGTGGCAGATCGGGGCAGAAGGCCCCCGCGCCATACGTTATGCCGAGACCCAGGCGCTGTCCGACGCGGAAAAGCTGGCTTTGTGTCAGAAGGCCGGAGAAGCGGTCGGAAAGGGCGAATATGGATTTGTCTATGAGCAATATGCCATGCTTACCGCCTATCTCGAGCAATGGGATCCAACGCATCCGCTGAACCGGCTATTGGAGCATCTCAACGACCAGCCGTTTCTCGGTCTGGTCCGTCAGATCAGTGGCGTGCAGTCCGTGATAAAGGCGGAAGCTCAGGCAACCTGCTTCGCGCCTGGCCATTTCCTGACCGAACATGACGATCTGCACAGCAGGGACCCGCGGCGCGTAGCCTATGTCCTCAATCTGACAATTCCGGACTGGAAATCGGAATGGGGCGGCTATTTGAACTTTTTCGATGAGCACGGCAATATCGAGGCCGGATTCAGACCGATGTTCAACAGCCTGAACATGTTTCTTGTGCCGCAGCGCCATTCGGTTTCCCATGTTGTGCCCTTCGCGCCCGTCGGTCGCTATGCGATCACCGGCTGGGCGATGGACCCCTGA
- a CDS encoding membrane dipeptidase, with product MSRRSFVGASALSALAGSGAVARGLTGSVRPAPMIDGLSFLPENLEEIRLAGLTGMICDVSRVEEVRDADGTPRYQRNFGVNDKALDAAVSRIDASDEVFLATRGSDIGNQPGCAAFLQFQSCETIGEDLRRIAYFHDKGLRVLQLTHHNDNKFAGGAIEREQSGLTELGRAGIAEMNRVGLLPDVSHGSVPTILQAAQASRSALAYSHGACRAIVDHPRCITDEGIRAIADKGGVIGIFMMSFWLTTDSRPEVDHLIAHIRHVINIGGIDAVGISNDFPMAGQENLRQLGNDNAEGVKEYLGWWRAMRKLGIPGYEDDPEHVVIPELNNLSRMMTIRTALLEEGFSQGEVSKIMGGNWQRLLVDVLG from the coding sequence ATGTCCCGGCGGTCCTTTGTCGGCGCTTCGGCACTGTCCGCTTTGGCCGGAAGCGGCGCTGTGGCGCGGGGCCTGACCGGTTCCGTTCGCCCTGCCCCGATGATAGACGGATTGAGCTTTCTTCCCGAGAATCTGGAAGAAATCCGTCTGGCCGGCTTGACCGGGATGATTTGCGATGTCTCGAGGGTGGAGGAAGTCCGGGATGCGGACGGGACACCGCGGTACCAACGCAATTTTGGCGTGAATGACAAGGCGCTCGACGCCGCTGTCAGCCGCATAGACGCAAGCGATGAGGTCTTCCTCGCCACACGCGGCAGCGATATTGGAAACCAGCCCGGCTGCGCTGCCTTTCTGCAATTCCAGTCCTGCGAAACCATCGGTGAAGACCTTCGCCGTATTGCATATTTCCACGACAAAGGACTGCGCGTTCTCCAGCTGACCCATCATAATGACAATAAATTTGCCGGCGGCGCGATCGAGAGGGAGCAAAGCGGCCTGACCGAACTGGGGCGCGCCGGCATAGCCGAAATGAACCGGGTGGGCCTGCTGCCGGACGTTTCCCACGGCTCAGTGCCGACAATATTGCAAGCGGCGCAAGCAAGCCGGTCGGCTCTAGCCTACTCCCACGGAGCGTGCCGGGCGATTGTCGATCATCCGCGCTGCATAACTGACGAGGGTATAAGGGCCATCGCCGACAAGGGTGGCGTCATCGGAATTTTCATGATGAGTTTCTGGCTGACGACCGACAGTCGGCCCGAAGTCGATCATCTGATCGCGCACATCCGGCATGTGATAAATATCGGAGGCATTGACGCGGTCGGTATCTCCAACGATTTCCCGATGGCTGGACAGGAAAATCTGCGCCAATTGGGCAATGACAATGCAGAGGGCGTCAAGGAATATCTCGGCTGGTGGCGGGCCATGCGAAAGCTTGGCATTCCGGGATATGAGGATGATCCGGAACATGTTGTCATCCCCGAGCTCAACAATCTGTCCCGCATGATGACGATCCGCACCGCCTTGCTGGAGGAAGGCTTCAGCCAGGGAGAGGTTTCGAAGATCATGGGCGGCAACTGGCAGAGATTGCTCGTCGACGTTTTGGGATAG